One genomic window of Paenisporosarcina antarctica includes the following:
- a CDS encoding TetR/AcrR family transcriptional regulator, whose translation MAISKNQHLKMQEKRDRILEKAISLFSEQGYNDTTISKVAKASGISFGSVFTYFPSKEDLFHSAVIEPIEEINSIMLDFNPEAEDSLNELKIMVNSHINLFAKLSTYLQLVVQVIGQHSRFKDQFDELNFFHNEFCSKLALLLEKGQKKGQIRESDPIFAASAYFSLLMGLRLTMTDEIDEKFWGNFAPFALQLFGPISYTKSISRLAKPKAAYSNR comes from the coding sequence GTGGCTATTTCAAAAAATCAGCATTTGAAGATGCAAGAGAAGCGTGATCGAATTTTGGAGAAGGCAATTTCACTTTTTTCTGAACAAGGTTATAACGATACAACCATATCAAAAGTAGCCAAGGCTTCTGGGATTAGTTTTGGAAGTGTTTTTACCTATTTTCCTTCAAAAGAGGATTTATTTCATTCTGCAGTTATTGAGCCTATTGAAGAAATCAACTCAATTATGTTGGATTTTAATCCAGAAGCTGAAGACTCTCTAAATGAACTTAAAATAATGGTTAATTCACATATAAATCTTTTTGCCAAATTGAGTACTTATTTACAACTAGTTGTACAAGTTATTGGCCAACATAGTAGATTTAAAGATCAGTTTGACGAATTAAACTTTTTTCACAATGAATTCTGCTCTAAACTAGCATTATTACTTGAAAAAGGGCAAAAAAAGGGGCAAATTCGCGAATCAGATCCGATTTTCGCTGCTTCTGCCTATTTTAGTCTTTTAATGGGGCTCCGATTAACAATGACGGATGAAATTGACGAAAAATTTTGGGGGAACTTTGCTCCATTTGCACTTCAATTATTTGGACCAATTTCTTATACAAAAAGTATCAGTAGACTTGCCAAACCAAAAGCGGCATACAGCAATCGTTAA
- a CDS encoding DUF2268 domain-containing protein, whose translation MKKNNIWRIVEVEYQLLRCLWNGPEIPIFIFPIKKGSVEVENKFPTKSGVAYKGALFLFLSTEVPIEEIKALLAHEYNHVCRLNYLGLSPEKIPLKDSLIIEGLGEYAVKDLYGEKWLAPWTKLYSLEGTAEIWEKYFKPSLNIVGIKNHQHFLYGNDRNPFPKWIGYYIGFQVIASFQKKHGPYSNYELSHIPSDELIAGSCYRLRN comes from the coding sequence ATGAAAAAAAATAACATTTGGCGAATTGTTGAAGTTGAATATCAACTTTTAAGATGTTTATGGAATGGTCCAGAAATCCCAATATTTATATTTCCTATAAAAAAAGGAAGTGTTGAAGTAGAAAATAAATTCCCTACTAAAAGTGGGGTGGCGTATAAAGGAGCATTATTTTTATTTTTGTCCACTGAAGTACCAATAGAAGAAATTAAGGCCTTATTAGCTCATGAATATAACCACGTTTGTCGGCTAAACTATTTGGGGTTATCTCCTGAGAAAATTCCTTTAAAGGATTCGCTAATTATTGAGGGGCTAGGAGAGTATGCAGTCAAAGACTTATACGGGGAAAAGTGGCTCGCCCCCTGGACAAAGCTCTATTCTTTAGAAGGTACTGCTGAAATATGGGAAAAATACTTTAAACCTTCTTTGAATATAGTTGGGATAAAAAACCATCAACATTTTTTATATGGTAATGATAGAAATCCTTTCCCTAAATGGATTGGATATTATATAGGTTTTCAAGTCATTGCTTCTTTTCAAAAGAAGCACGGTCCTTATAGTAATTACGAATTATCCCATATACCTTCTGATGAACTAATTGCTGGTTCTTGCTATCGCTTGCGAAATTAA
- a CDS encoding aldo/keto reductase has product MPNNLQATTTLHNGVKMPWVGLGVYKVKEGSEVVAAVKTAIKQGYRSIDTAAIYKNEEGVGEGIREGIKEAGISREDLFITSKVWNEDFGYEATIEAYETSLKKLGLHYLDLYLIHWPVEGKYLDTWKALETLYIENRVKSIGVSNFQIHHLEDVMKYAKIIPMVNQVEFHPKLSQVELLSYCKLHNIQLEAWSPLMQGQLLEDPKLIEIAKSHNKSVAQVILRWDIQNGVVTIPKSIQNHRIIENSSIFDFTLSSDELKQIAALNDNKRVGPDPDNFDF; this is encoded by the coding sequence ATGCCAAATAATTTACAAGCAACTACGACATTACATAACGGCGTTAAAATGCCATGGGTAGGACTGGGCGTTTATAAAGTAAAAGAAGGTTCAGAAGTTGTGGCAGCTGTCAAAACAGCTATTAAACAAGGGTATCGTAGCATCGATACCGCAGCAATTTATAAGAATGAAGAAGGTGTAGGCGAAGGAATACGTGAAGGTATAAAAGAAGCTGGTATTTCTCGAGAAGATTTATTTATTACATCAAAAGTATGGAATGAAGATTTCGGTTATGAAGCTACAATAGAAGCGTATGAGACGAGTTTAAAGAAACTAGGGTTACATTATTTAGATTTATACTTAATTCATTGGCCAGTAGAAGGTAAATATTTAGACACATGGAAGGCATTAGAAACACTCTATATAGAAAATCGTGTGAAATCGATTGGCGTTAGTAATTTCCAAATACATCATCTAGAAGATGTTATGAAATACGCAAAGATTATTCCAATGGTGAATCAAGTTGAATTTCATCCGAAATTATCACAAGTAGAGCTTCTTTCTTATTGTAAACTTCATAATATACAACTTGAAGCATGGTCACCACTCATGCAAGGTCAACTACTTGAAGATCCAAAACTGATAGAAATTGCCAAGTCACATAACAAATCGGTCGCGCAAGTTATTTTGAGATGGGATATACAAAATGGGGTAGTTACCATACCCAAATCAATACAAAATCATCGTATTATTGAAAATTCATCTATTTTTGATTTCACCTTATCATCAGACGAATTAAAGCAAATTGCAGCTTTAAATGATAATAAACGCGTAGGTCCAGACCCTGATAACTTCGATTTTTAG
- a CDS encoding sporulation protein yields MFEKFLSTIGIGTMKVDTIVDQPKLAHGDTLSGTIYIAGGQSDQVIEFINLEVFKRTEGYREDSDFDMTEDCIAKHKIEMIGSVKSKETRMVPFELMPDERWDCKDDNIKLYLRTSVHITNAVDVHDEDGFVYAKDLD; encoded by the coding sequence ATGTTTGAGAAATTTTTATCGACTATAGGAATAGGTACAATGAAAGTAGATACTATTGTCGACCAGCCTAAACTTGCGCATGGGGATACTCTTTCTGGAACAATTTACATAGCTGGAGGTCAAAGTGATCAAGTAATTGAGTTTATTAACCTGGAAGTGTTTAAAAGGACTGAAGGTTATCGAGAAGATAGTGATTTCGATATGACAGAAGATTGTATTGCCAAACATAAGATTGAAATGATCGGTTCGGTGAAATCAAAAGAAACACGTATGGTTCCTTTTGAACTAATGCCAGATGAGCGCTGGGACTGTAAAGACGACAATATAAAACTTTATCTTCGAACTTCTGTCCATATTACAAACGCAGTAGACGTTCATGATGAAGATGGATTTGTATACGCTAAAGATTTAGATTAA
- a CDS encoding AI-2E family transporter, protein MQQGKTSFFSTRFIQFLGGKNTLFLLILLFLIGLIIWIFDVVSFVFYPLQVLLANVVLPVILATIAYYLLRPLLRKLIQFKVPKVWAIIIIFLVLTGLITLLIVLVFPFLKAQLTNLVQEFPEYFKQLVISIDAFLRNSIFSSYYLNLEFDVNTLMEQIPEDIGNILQETVGGVASGIGKVISTLTGLILAIVTVPFILFYLLKDGERLPQYILNLLPPRMREDTHQVMKEADKQISAYIQGQILVSMCIGTMVFIGFLIIGMDYALLLGVLAMITSVVPYLGPIIAIAPAAVIAIVTSPFMLAKLAIVWTVVQLVEGKFISPQIMGKSLHIHPITIIFVLLTAGSLFGVPGVILGIPGYALLKVLVNHMYMLFKRRYNRHETTLNNHFEPSNLED, encoded by the coding sequence ATGCAACAAGGAAAAACTTCCTTTTTTTCTACTAGATTCATTCAGTTTCTAGGTGGGAAGAATACGCTCTTTTTATTGATATTACTTTTTCTTATTGGGTTAATTATTTGGATTTTTGATGTTGTTTCATTTGTTTTTTACCCTTTACAAGTACTGTTAGCAAATGTTGTCTTGCCAGTTATTCTCGCCACAATTGCATATTACTTGTTGCGACCATTATTGCGTAAGTTAATTCAATTCAAAGTGCCCAAAGTATGGGCGATTATCATTATATTCTTAGTGTTAACTGGATTAATTACATTGTTAATTGTGCTAGTATTCCCATTTTTAAAAGCACAATTAACAAATTTAGTTCAAGAGTTCCCTGAATATTTCAAGCAACTTGTAATATCTATTGATGCATTTTTACGTAATTCTATCTTTTCAAGTTATTATTTAAATTTAGAATTTGATGTTAATACATTAATGGAACAAATTCCCGAAGACATTGGGAATATCTTGCAAGAAACAGTCGGTGGGGTAGCTAGTGGAATCGGGAAAGTAATATCTACATTAACTGGTCTAATTTTAGCTATCGTTACAGTTCCATTTATCTTATTTTATTTACTTAAAGATGGTGAGAGGTTACCACAATATATTCTTAATCTATTACCTCCACGCATGCGTGAAGATACGCATCAAGTAATGAAGGAAGCTGATAAACAAATCAGTGCTTATATACAAGGTCAAATTTTAGTTTCCATGTGTATTGGTACAATGGTTTTCATAGGCTTTCTAATTATAGGTATGGATTATGCGTTGCTTTTGGGTGTGTTGGCTATGATTACAAGTGTCGTCCCGTATTTAGGTCCCATAATCGCCATTGCACCAGCGGCTGTTATTGCCATTGTTACTTCTCCTTTTATGTTAGCTAAATTAGCAATAGTATGGACTGTCGTGCAATTAGTTGAAGGGAAATTTATTTCTCCCCAAATCATGGGTAAATCACTACATATACATCCAATTACGATAATCTTTGTATTATTGACGGCAGGTTCGCTATTTGGAGTTCCTGGCGTAATTTTAGGAATTCCGGGATATGCTTTACTAAAAGTATTAGTAAATCATATGTACATGTTATTTAAAAGACGTTACAATCGTCATGAAACAACACTTAATAATCACTTTGAACCCTCCAACTTAGAAGATTAA
- a CDS encoding LCP family protein yields MEEQGPNRRSMKKKRKLRFGRFFMTITFLLLIGLVVFSIFQYKAGKDLASTKDQKDIKFTGDSLDVKNSSIQNVLVLGADISESGISRSDTMMLVSWNKETDEVNIVSFMRDIYASIPGGYKPQKLNVAYSLGGVQLLKDTISSMFGVPIHHYALIDFESFESLVDIVAPSGVTIDVEKAMSEKIGVSLEQGVQQLNGQELLGYARFRADEEGDFGRVARQQKVMEALKEEVLSPLNAFYYPKFAGAIQGYVQTDYSTTEEIKHVLSLGFSGGVNINKLTIPIEKSYDFSSFPGVGSVIEINVDKNKQALSEFLGMRLR; encoded by the coding sequence ATGGAAGAGCAAGGTCCAAATCGTCGGTCCATGAAAAAGAAAAGAAAATTGCGCTTTGGCCGTTTCTTTATGACTATTACATTCCTTTTACTCATTGGATTAGTTGTCTTCTCTATTTTTCAGTATAAAGCCGGAAAAGATTTAGCTTCTACTAAAGATCAAAAAGATATTAAATTCACAGGTGATTCGCTAGATGTGAAGAATTCCTCAATTCAGAATGTATTGGTACTTGGAGCAGATATTAGTGAAAGTGGAATATCGCGTTCAGATACAATGATGCTCGTTTCGTGGAACAAAGAAACAGACGAAGTAAACATAGTGTCTTTTATGCGAGATATTTATGCCTCAATTCCAGGTGGATATAAACCACAAAAGTTAAATGTAGCGTATTCGTTAGGCGGCGTTCAACTATTAAAAGATACAATTTCAAGTATGTTTGGTGTCCCCATTCATCATTATGCATTAATCGATTTTGAGAGTTTTGAGTCTTTAGTTGATATTGTTGCACCAAGTGGCGTTACAATTGATGTTGAGAAAGCGATGTCGGAGAAAATTGGTGTATCGCTTGAACAGGGTGTTCAACAGTTAAATGGACAAGAACTTTTGGGCTATGCAAGATTTCGAGCTGATGAAGAAGGCGATTTTGGTAGAGTCGCTAGACAACAAAAAGTTATGGAGGCACTTAAAGAAGAAGTGCTTAGTCCTTTAAATGCTTTTTATTACCCTAAATTTGCTGGTGCAATTCAAGGTTATGTTCAGACTGATTACTCGACAACTGAAGAAATCAAACATGTCCTAAGTCTAGGGTTTAGTGGGGGAGTAAATATTAACAAACTGACTATTCCTATAGAAAAAAGTTATGATTTCAGTTCTTTTCCAGGTGTAGGATCTGTAATTGAAATAAATGTCGATAAAAATAAGCAAGCTTTAAGCGAATTTCTCGGAATGCGATTACGTTGA
- the msrA gene encoding peptide-methionine (S)-S-oxide reductase MsrA encodes MNKATFAGGCFWCMVKPFDQWEGIESVVSGYMGGHVKNPTYEDVKKGDSGHLEAVQIQFDSSIFTYDQLLEIFWQQIDPTDDGGQFQDRGDSYKTAIFTHSDEQLEKAINSKRLLAASGRFTKPIVTPIRPAQTFYVAEDYHQDYYKKEPENYAEDRALSGRDEFIQENWEK; translated from the coding sequence ATGAATAAAGCTACATTTGCTGGTGGGTGTTTTTGGTGTATGGTTAAGCCTTTTGATCAATGGGAAGGCATTGAATCGGTTGTTTCCGGTTATATGGGTGGACATGTTAAAAATCCAACATATGAAGATGTTAAAAAAGGAGATTCAGGCCATTTGGAAGCAGTACAAATTCAGTTTGATTCATCTATTTTTACATATGATCAATTGCTTGAGATTTTTTGGCAACAAATTGACCCGACTGATGACGGGGGGCAATTCCAAGATCGAGGAGATTCATATAAAACAGCTATATTCACACATTCTGATGAGCAATTGGAAAAAGCAATTAACTCGAAACGATTACTTGCTGCAAGTGGACGATTCACAAAACCGATTGTTACACCTATTCGTCCAGCACAAACTTTCTATGTCGCAGAAGATTATCACCAAGATTATTATAAAAAAGAACCGGAAAATTACGCAGAAGATCGCGCGTTATCCGGCCGTGATGAATTTATCCAAGAAAATTGGGAGAAATAG
- a CDS encoding MFS transporter, with amino-acid sequence MTSLLFAIFLIALNLRPAVTSIGPLLDTIRNDLNLTNSEVSLLTAVPVICMGLFAPLAVHWLNKFGQRRGISLLIGIIGILTLIRAWLNDYISLLVTAFVIGVAIAIIGPIISSLIKEKFPTRTASAIGIYSLGMGAGATLSAGLTGVLYVWIGEKWEFALAFWSTLALLAYLVWFVAMKPQQEEPLNIKRQQQVVFRSPWSNKRAWLILLFFGFQASLFFSLMTWLASAASELGFSLIEAGSVISVLTVAQIFANISIPLLLEKFPNRSFWIYFSLFLGTIGLILLLTGSVTLIWPASILLGLTLGGLFPLALLLPLDETTDAKEANSWTAMVQTGGFIMGGMVPLAIGILYDWSGTHQNTYLVMLGLIVGMFIVTLLLNKKTLQMQG; translated from the coding sequence ATGACATCATTATTATTCGCAATTTTCTTAATTGCATTAAATCTACGACCAGCTGTTACATCTATCGGTCCATTGTTAGATACTATTCGTAATGATTTGAATTTAACGAACAGTGAAGTGAGCTTATTAACTGCGGTTCCAGTTATTTGTATGGGATTATTTGCTCCACTAGCTGTGCATTGGTTAAACAAGTTTGGACAGAGACGTGGAATATCCTTATTAATTGGTATCATTGGTATTCTTACACTCATCCGTGCTTGGTTAAATGATTACATTTCACTTTTAGTGACAGCTTTTGTTATTGGAGTAGCGATTGCAATTATAGGTCCCATAATATCCTCATTAATAAAAGAAAAATTCCCTACTCGAACTGCCTCTGCAATCGGCATCTATTCTTTAGGAATGGGTGCAGGCGCAACTCTGAGTGCTGGATTAACTGGTGTTTTATATGTTTGGATAGGAGAGAAATGGGAGTTCGCTTTAGCCTTTTGGTCTACTTTAGCTTTACTTGCTTATTTAGTATGGTTTGTTGCTATGAAACCGCAACAAGAAGAACCACTAAACATAAAACGACAACAACAAGTTGTTTTTCGTTCACCGTGGTCTAATAAAAGAGCCTGGCTCATTTTATTGTTCTTTGGTTTCCAAGCTTCATTATTCTTCTCCTTAATGACATGGCTTGCATCTGCAGCAAGTGAATTAGGGTTTAGTCTTATTGAAGCTGGATCTGTAATTAGTGTTTTGACAGTAGCGCAAATATTTGCTAATATCTCCATTCCACTACTACTTGAAAAATTTCCGAATCGCTCTTTTTGGATTTATTTTTCGCTCTTCCTTGGCACAATTGGTCTTATCCTTTTATTAACAGGAAGTGTTACGCTGATTTGGCCAGCCTCGATTCTCTTAGGTTTGACGTTAGGCGGATTATTCCCACTTGCTCTATTGTTACCACTTGACGAAACAACTGATGCGAAAGAAGCAAATTCATGGACGGCGATGGTTCAAACTGGAGGATTCATCATGGGGGGGATGGTTCCTCTCGCAATTGGTATCTTATATGATTGGAGCGGGACGCATCAAAATACGTATTTAGTCATGCTCGGATTAATTGTAGGAATGTTTATCGTCACTCTTTTATTAAATAAAAAAACCTTGCAAATGCAAGGCTAA
- a CDS encoding sensor domain-containing diguanylate cyclase, with product MHWKIDEENKVVDQITPNVERIFGYTPEDIITGNVPILSIIFEEDRDKFRAAMVQRIASQSPWESSYRIYAKNGDIRFIKSYTYLKQDNITSKISNFSFLFDQTEIKQEINMHISLEHQWATAIDSAREGVWDWDLEKNDVFFSKHWKSMLGYEEHELPNQLIEWRKRIHPLDVEKVNEVIEEHIRNDSVFFESEHRLRHSDGTYRWILDRGKAVKRDEYGVALRMIGTHVDITERKETEYQLQQRNKELEHLVDQVKELSITDPLTSLYNRRKMIDEIKKAQHQLEKNRQPFTIAILDLDYFKNINDQYGHTFGDIALQTFSNLLKRQIPSPNIVARWGGEEFMLLFHNKNGIETQRQLLSLQACCNDELLKYRMDSVKLSFSAGICEVTEHQSREVIIKNADQAMYLAKSLGRNQINLYKEGLPVV from the coding sequence ATGCACTGGAAAATAGATGAAGAGAATAAAGTGGTCGATCAAATAACTCCAAATGTTGAGCGAATTTTCGGGTACACTCCTGAAGATATTATTACTGGCAATGTACCTATATTATCGATTATATTTGAAGAAGATAGAGACAAGTTTCGGGCCGCTATGGTTCAACGAATTGCGTCCCAAAGCCCTTGGGAATCTTCTTATCGAATTTATGCGAAAAATGGAGATATCCGCTTTATTAAATCCTATACATATTTAAAGCAAGATAATATTACGAGCAAAATCTCAAATTTTTCTTTTCTTTTTGATCAAACTGAAATTAAACAAGAAATAAATATGCATATATCTCTCGAGCATCAATGGGCAACAGCTATAGACAGTGCGAGGGAGGGCGTCTGGGACTGGGATTTGGAAAAGAATGATGTATTTTTCTCGAAACATTGGAAAAGTATGCTCGGATATGAAGAACATGAATTACCTAACCAATTAATCGAGTGGAGAAAACGAATTCACCCATTGGATGTTGAAAAAGTGAATGAGGTCATCGAAGAACATATTCGAAATGACTCTGTTTTTTTTGAAAGTGAACATCGTTTACGACACTCAGACGGAACCTATCGTTGGATTTTAGATAGAGGGAAAGCCGTAAAACGCGATGAGTATGGGGTGGCGTTACGTATGATTGGTACTCACGTTGATATTACAGAAAGAAAAGAAACAGAATATCAGCTGCAACAACGGAATAAAGAATTAGAACATTTAGTGGATCAAGTGAAAGAGTTATCTATTACGGATCCTTTAACATCCTTATATAATCGACGTAAAATGATTGATGAAATTAAAAAAGCTCAACATCAACTTGAAAAAAATAGGCAGCCCTTCACAATAGCAATCTTAGATCTAGACTATTTTAAAAATATTAATGATCAATATGGGCATACTTTTGGTGACATCGCCCTTCAAACTTTTTCCAATTTATTGAAAAGGCAAATACCTAGCCCGAATATTGTTGCAAGATGGGGTGGGGAAGAATTTATGCTACTGTTTCATAATAAAAATGGTATAGAAACACAACGGCAATTACTGTCTCTCCAAGCATGTTGCAATGATGAGTTATTAAAATATCGTATGGATTCAGTGAAATTGTCGTTTTCTGCTGGAATATGCGAAGTCACTGAACATCAATCGCGAGAAGTTATTATCAAGAACGCTGACCAAGCAATGTATTTAGCTAAATCACTTGGTCGCAATCAAATTAATCTATATAAGGAAGGACTTCCAGTTGTGTAA
- a CDS encoding ABC-F family ATP-binding cassette domain-containing protein: MIAVSNVSLRFGDRKLFEDVNIRFNPGNCYGLIGANGAGKSTFIKILSGDIETQEGNVIMDPDERLAVLKQDHFEYEEFEVLETVMMGHKRLYEVMNEKNAIYMKENFSDEDGMRAAELEGEFADMNGWEAESDAAILLQGLGIGDESLSKKMADLTGSEKVKVLLAQALFGKPDVLLLDEPTNHLDLKAIQWLEEFLINFSNTVIVVSHDRHFLNKVCTHIADLDFGKIQVYIGNYDFWYESSQLALKLSQDQNTKKEEKIKELQAFIARFSANASKSKQATSRKKTLDKIELDDIRPSSRKYPYVNFQMGRDIGNDVLTASGISMEREGKKLFDDVHFSVNKDDKIILIGDPIAKSTLLRVLAEEVEPSEGSIRWGVTTTRSYFPIDYSEYFTGNELSLVDWLRQYSPDDESETFLRGFLGRMLFSGEEVKKKPSVLSGGEKVRCMLSRMMLANANVLLLDEPTNHLDLESIQAVNNGLITFKGAMIFTSHDHQFIHTIANRVIEIMPDGSILDKELSFDQFLEWKDSQGIKN, encoded by the coding sequence ATGATTGCTGTAAGTAATGTAAGTTTACGCTTCGGAGATCGTAAGCTATTCGAAGACGTTAATATAAGATTCAACCCAGGAAACTGTTACGGATTAATAGGTGCTAATGGTGCTGGAAAGTCAACTTTCATTAAAATTTTATCAGGTGATATCGAAACACAAGAAGGAAATGTCATCATGGATCCTGACGAACGTTTAGCTGTCTTAAAACAAGATCACTTTGAATATGAAGAGTTTGAAGTATTAGAAACAGTGATGATGGGTCATAAACGTTTGTACGAAGTTATGAATGAAAAAAATGCTATTTATATGAAAGAAAATTTTTCTGATGAAGATGGTATGCGTGCTGCAGAACTAGAAGGTGAGTTTGCAGATATGAATGGATGGGAAGCAGAATCTGATGCTGCCATTCTTTTACAGGGCTTAGGAATTGGCGATGAATCTTTATCAAAAAAAATGGCTGACTTAACTGGTTCAGAAAAAGTAAAAGTATTACTGGCGCAAGCTTTATTTGGTAAACCAGATGTCTTATTACTCGATGAGCCAACTAACCATTTAGACTTAAAGGCAATCCAATGGTTAGAAGAATTTTTAATTAACTTTTCCAACACGGTTATCGTTGTATCCCATGACCGACACTTTCTAAACAAAGTATGTACGCATATTGCTGACCTTGATTTCGGGAAGATTCAAGTTTATATAGGAAACTATGACTTCTGGTATGAATCAAGCCAACTAGCGCTTAAATTGTCTCAAGACCAAAATACTAAAAAAGAAGAAAAAATTAAAGAACTTCAAGCGTTTATTGCACGATTTAGTGCTAATGCTTCGAAATCAAAGCAAGCAACTTCTCGTAAGAAAACGTTAGATAAAATTGAATTAGATGATATTCGACCTTCATCACGTAAATATCCTTACGTAAACTTTCAAATGGGCCGCGACATTGGGAACGATGTTTTAACTGCTTCAGGGATTTCAATGGAACGTGAAGGTAAAAAATTATTTGATGACGTACATTTTTCCGTTAATAAAGATGATAAAATCATTTTGATCGGTGATCCAATTGCTAAATCAACATTACTTCGTGTGTTAGCTGAAGAAGTTGAACCAAGTGAAGGATCGATTCGTTGGGGGGTAACCACCACACGCTCTTACTTCCCGATCGATTACAGTGAATACTTTACTGGAAATGAATTATCTCTAGTAGATTGGTTACGTCAGTATTCTCCTGATGATGAAAGTGAAACTTTTTTACGCGGGTTCTTAGGACGTATGTTGTTCTCTGGAGAAGAAGTGAAGAAAAAACCTTCAGTTCTATCTGGTGGTGAAAAAGTACGTTGTATGTTATCAAGAATGATGCTTGCAAATGCTAATGTACTTCTTTTAGATGAGCCAACTAACCATTTAGACTTAGAATCAATTCAAGCTGTTAATAACGGGTTGATTACCTTCAAAGGTGCTATGATATTTACTTCTCATGACCATCAGTTTATTCACACGATTGCCAATCGTGTGATTGAAATTATGCCAGATGGTTCAATACTTGACAAAGAGTTATCATTTGATCAATTTTTAGAGTGGAAAGATTCTCAAGGAATTAAAAATTAA
- a CDS encoding YkvA family protein yields the protein MTKIELTEKLPSIQKQQDFYVKIRNKITSYLNTRAGSVSKFAPYLLFAPDLFHLLTRTLLDNRIDGKSKVLIGSGILYFIAPFDFISEGLIGPGGFMDDIIVTTFIVNMLLNKYSATILEEHWVGDQKLLDVLRKTLKISDRILSKLPSKSLLGRFMKNSK from the coding sequence ATGACTAAAATAGAATTAACAGAAAAATTACCTAGTATTCAAAAACAACAAGACTTTTATGTGAAGATTCGCAATAAAATCACTTCCTATTTAAATACCCGGGCAGGGAGTGTAAGCAAATTTGCTCCATATTTGCTATTCGCACCAGATTTATTCCATTTACTAACAAGAACATTATTAGACAATCGCATTGATGGAAAAAGCAAAGTCTTAATAGGTAGCGGTATCTTGTACTTTATTGCACCTTTCGATTTTATTTCTGAAGGGTTGATTGGTCCAGGTGGATTTATGGACGATATTATTGTTACTACATTTATTGTGAATATGCTACTAAATAAATATTCTGCAACTATTTTAGAAGAACATTGGGTAGGAGATCAAAAGTTACTTGATGTGTTAAGAAAAACTTTAAAAATAAGTGATAGAATTCTTAGTAAATTGCCATCAAAATCTCTCCTTGGACGATTTATGAAAAATTCAAAATAA
- a CDS encoding DUF1033 family protein, whose translation MNEIIYMKAGYEPWWMFSGWEETIIEKQVFSTDAEAIAYLESLLTKFRKIYPHEAQQKGSYWAFWTEEEQEFCEACDDDLQTYHGILWLKDGRPIQY comes from the coding sequence TTGAATGAAATTATTTATATGAAAGCTGGATATGAACCATGGTGGATGTTCTCGGGTTGGGAAGAGACCATTATTGAAAAACAGGTATTTTCAACTGACGCGGAAGCGATAGCTTATTTAGAATCATTATTGACTAAATTCAGAAAGATTTATCCACATGAAGCTCAGCAAAAAGGATCTTATTGGGCTTTCTGGACCGAAGAAGAGCAAGAATTTTGCGAAGCATGCGATGATGATTTACAAACATACCATGGTATTTTGTGGCTAAAAGATGGAAGACCTATTCAATACTAA